The DNA region TTTAATGTATGGAAGTGCATTATCCCAAAATCAAAATTTGTTCATAACTGGATTAAATATTACGCAATTAAGTGAAAGCCAAATTAGAGCAAATCTGAAAGTCTATTCTCCAGATTTGGCTACTTATAACATCTACACAAGTGAGATTAGCGGTAATATCGTGACTTTAAAAGTTTGTTACAACATGTATACTGTACCTGCTATAAGTAATCTTGAGAATGATTTTGACGTTAATATTCCATCTATTTCAGGCAATTATATATTTATAGTAAAAATTTATCGTGCAAATCCGGGGGTTTGCAGTTTTATTGATAATGGTTTTTTAGAAGATACGGCAGCTTTAGATTTTACGAATCCTTTTAATGGAACTATATCTTTAGGTACGATGGATGTTAATGGAAAAAATAGTATAAATTTTTATCCTAACCCTGTGAAAGACACTCTTATTTTTTCTGAACAGGTTTCCAATATAAACATTACAGACCTTTCCGGTAAATTGATAAAGCAGATTTCTAGAAAAGAAAAATCTATTAATGTTTCTACATTAGCAAAAGGTATTTATATAATTACTGCGA from Chryseobacterium suipulveris includes:
- a CDS encoding T9SS type A sorting domain-containing protein codes for the protein MKNIITFCIFFLMYGSALSQNQNLFITGLNITQLSESQIRANLKVYSPDLATYNIYTSEISGNIVTLKVCYNMYTVPAISNLENDFDVNIPSISGNYIFIVKIYRANPGVCSFIDNGFLEDTAALDFTNPFNGTISLGTMDVNGKNSINFYPNPVKDTLIFSEQVSNINITDLSGKLIKQISRKEKSINVSTLAKGIYIITAITKSGKKISKKIIKE